In Candidatus Eremiobacterota bacterium, a genomic segment contains:
- the rodA gene encoding rod shape-determining protein RodA — translation MERPWYTRFSWPLAIAPVLVTMLGIVFIRSATLHEPYAADEWRKQLVYGAVGIGMMLGTAFVDYRAWRRWALPLYAVTLGLLVFITFKGHSALGAARWIAIGPFQFQPSEPAKVVIAIAVAALLSRGSFRKIQELWLPLLAVALPAVLIIKQPDLGTTLVIGAILTAELYFGLPNLIDFGVYAGAVGCAAAYVLTSEHLLKPFQRARLLVFLDPKLDPQGVGYNLNQSKIAVGSGEWFGKGLFKGTQTQLNFVPENSRDFIFTAVGEEAGFIGATLLLALYAVTIGFALRAVFAAKDRFGVLLAVGLVTMLAFHIIVNVGMTIGIMPITGIPLPFMSYGGSALMTDYVAVGILLNIILQKDKLVFGDAAVRRA, via the coding sequence ATGGAACGACCCTGGTACACGCGGTTTTCTTGGCCGCTGGCGATCGCGCCGGTCTTGGTGACGATGCTCGGGATCGTGTTCATTCGGTCTGCGACGCTGCACGAGCCGTACGCGGCGGACGAGTGGCGCAAGCAGCTCGTCTACGGCGCGGTCGGGATCGGGATGATGCTCGGGACGGCGTTCGTCGACTACCGCGCCTGGCGGCGCTGGGCGCTGCCGCTGTACGCGGTCACGCTCGGGCTGCTCGTGTTCATCACGTTCAAGGGCCACTCGGCGCTCGGTGCGGCGCGCTGGATCGCGATCGGCCCGTTCCAGTTTCAGCCTTCGGAGCCGGCCAAGGTCGTCATCGCGATCGCCGTCGCGGCGCTCCTTTCGCGCGGCTCGTTCCGCAAGATCCAAGAGCTCTGGCTGCCGCTGCTCGCCGTCGCGCTGCCGGCAGTGTTGATCATCAAGCAGCCCGATCTCGGGACGACGCTGGTAATCGGCGCGATCTTGACGGCCGAGCTGTACTTCGGACTGCCGAACCTGATCGACTTCGGGGTGTACGCCGGCGCGGTCGGCTGCGCGGCGGCGTACGTCTTGACCAGCGAGCACCTGCTCAAGCCGTTCCAGCGCGCGCGGCTGCTCGTCTTTCTCGATCCGAAGCTGGACCCGCAAGGGGTCGGCTACAACTTGAACCAGTCGAAGATCGCGGTCGGCAGCGGAGAGTGGTTCGGCAAAGGGCTCTTCAAGGGGACGCAGACGCAGCTCAATTTCGTCCCGGAGAACTCGCGCGACTTCATCTTCACCGCCGTCGGCGAAGAGGCGGGGTTCATCGGCGCGACGCTGCTGCTCGCGCTGTACGCGGTCACGATCGGGTTCGCGCTGCGCGCGGTGTTCGCGGCGAAGGACCGCTTCGGCGTCCTGCTCGCGGTCGGGCTCGTCACGATGCTCGCCTTTCACATCATCGTCAACGTCGGGATGACGATCGGGATCATGCCGATCACCGGGATCCCGCTCCCGTTCATGTCGTACGGCGGGAGCGCGCTGATGACCGACTACGTCGCGGTGGGGATTCTGCTCAACATCATCCTACAGAAAGACAAGCTCGTCTTCGGCGACGCGGCGGTGCGCCGCGCATGA